From the genome of Pseudomonas sp. Teo4, one region includes:
- a CDS encoding phytanoyl-CoA dioxygenase family protein: MSKKGLTKLPNTATIDDVLECFERDGGCIVENMLQKSTLDGLWEDLRAELDVTPNGEGYFVGNQTRRVSGLFSRSKHMQDLVTQPHFYDSAERWLCKPFKYWLNDKQYESLPALQVSLTQAIMIMPGQGLQPLHRDDIAHHRRHPGPDSQVQVLYALSEYSEANGATRVIPGSHKWDDDRAPTYEESVPAEMNPGDGLIYLGSTYHGGGQNTTVDRPRTAIATTLVLGYLRQEENAYIAVPRDRVREYPERIQRMLGWSTNPPFCGWIEMRDPNYLVASDVLNTKAEDIL, encoded by the coding sequence ATGAGCAAGAAAGGCCTGACGAAGCTGCCCAACACGGCGACCATCGATGACGTGCTGGAGTGCTTTGAGCGCGACGGTGGTTGCATCGTCGAGAACATGCTGCAGAAATCCACCCTCGACGGTCTTTGGGAAGATCTGCGGGCTGAGCTGGACGTGACACCAAACGGCGAGGGGTACTTCGTCGGTAACCAGACGCGACGTGTATCGGGGTTGTTCAGTCGTTCGAAGCACATGCAGGACTTGGTTACCCAACCGCACTTCTACGATTCAGCGGAGCGCTGGCTGTGCAAGCCGTTCAAGTACTGGCTGAACGACAAGCAGTACGAGTCGTTGCCCGCCCTGCAGGTTTCGCTGACCCAGGCGATCATGATCATGCCGGGGCAGGGGCTGCAGCCTTTGCATCGCGACGATATTGCTCACCACCGCCGCCACCCGGGCCCTGACAGCCAAGTCCAGGTGCTCTACGCACTGAGCGAATACAGCGAAGCCAATGGTGCCACCCGTGTCATCCCTGGTAGCCATAAGTGGGACGATGACCGGGCCCCTACGTATGAAGAGTCTGTGCCGGCTGAGATGAACCCCGGCGACGGCCTGATCTATCTGGGCTCGACCTACCACGGTGGCGGTCAGAACACGACTGTTGACCGTCCTCGGACTGCCATCGCAACCACCTTGGTTCTCGGCTATCTGCGCCAGGAGGAGAACGCCTACATCGCAGTGCCGCGTGACCGGGTGCGTGAGTATCCAGAGCGCATTCAGCGCATGCTGGGCTGGAGCACTAACCCTCCATTCTGCGGCTGGATCGAAATGCGTGACCCCAATTATTTGGTGGCCTCGGATGTCCTGAACACCAAAGCTGAAGACATCCTCTAA